A single region of the Kiritimatiellia bacterium genome encodes:
- a CDS encoding tetratricopeptide repeat protein gives MNEPAREADNKKLGGGWLAWVSLAVLALWGVRTIGHGSFWMRLAAGRAIAEQGIPRVDAFTFTAAGQPWINTSWLYDRVLYGLWNLGGAPLVILLHVAILVAAFGLLIRPARRLAGPVGTALALLGCAWLISVRFVVSPVLPALLFTAVFIRVLSGYSRPWAPAVLLPVQWLWANMHGSFILGPILFLLFTVERWQENREAPDKKALGWVAAMIPAALLVSLLNPFGAAAYSQTYRDWSYVVFAFVQEWISPFSLQFQRAFFVKNIVTLALLVGAVGLIVEKRKLPIAETSLAVLGAFLVVRSLRHVEFFALLAFPFLALSVSAAGAYVGEQIRPRLGARAGWWQGAGVLLVLLIAAVSASAIVSGGFYEAIGSPSTFKLGVAEGLYPEGAAGVLARSGFPGKTVNLVPDGSYLAWIAPGRPVFVDPRADLHGPEFFEALNRCLNGEAEAWDGLEKKWEPESVLINGGAAGAGPLLRLLLDSKRWALAYFDGTSALLVRATEANRAWLNNTDLQREGWDLFHSEYEALKNASCARVSPRLIGAGTFFLAVNRYPEAEAVYDLLTRRSPSMVNAWYSLGMVRLQRGKFDKAVDALEQACRRRPRDPFFHLQLSRAYAGAGRVSEAEAAFEKGRKLNPALAERFQSGAAAP, from the coding sequence ATGAATGAACCGGCACGGGAAGCAGACAACAAGAAGCTCGGCGGGGGCTGGCTGGCGTGGGTCAGCCTGGCCGTGCTGGCGCTCTGGGGCGTGCGCACGATCGGCCACGGCAGCTTCTGGATGCGGCTGGCCGCCGGGCGGGCCATTGCCGAGCAGGGGATCCCGCGGGTCGACGCTTTCACGTTCACCGCCGCCGGCCAGCCCTGGATCAATACGTCCTGGCTTTACGATCGCGTGCTGTACGGCTTGTGGAACCTCGGCGGCGCCCCGCTGGTCATTCTTTTGCACGTGGCGATCCTGGTTGCGGCGTTCGGCCTGCTGATCCGGCCCGCCCGCCGGCTGGCCGGGCCCGTGGGCACCGCCCTGGCGTTGCTGGGCTGCGCGTGGCTGATCAGCGTTCGCTTCGTCGTGTCCCCGGTGCTGCCGGCGCTGCTGTTCACCGCGGTCTTCATCCGGGTGCTTTCCGGGTACTCCCGGCCCTGGGCGCCGGCGGTCCTGCTCCCCGTCCAGTGGCTCTGGGCCAACATGCACGGCAGCTTCATCCTCGGCCCCATTCTCTTCCTGCTGTTCACCGTCGAGCGGTGGCAGGAGAACCGCGAAGCGCCCGACAAGAAGGCCCTGGGCTGGGTGGCGGCCATGATTCCCGCGGCGCTGCTGGTGAGCCTGCTGAATCCCTTCGGTGCGGCGGCCTATTCCCAGACGTACCGCGACTGGAGCTACGTGGTCTTTGCGTTCGTGCAGGAATGGATCTCGCCGTTCAGCCTCCAGTTCCAGCGCGCGTTCTTCGTCAAGAACATCGTGACCCTGGCCCTGCTGGTCGGCGCCGTCGGGCTGATCGTCGAGAAGCGGAAGCTGCCCATCGCCGAGACCAGCCTGGCCGTGCTGGGCGCCTTCCTCGTCGTCCGGTCTCTGCGGCATGTCGAGTTCTTCGCGCTGCTGGCGTTCCCCTTTCTCGCGTTGAGCGTCTCCGCGGCGGGGGCCTACGTGGGCGAGCAGATCCGGCCGCGGCTGGGAGCCCGGGCCGGGTGGTGGCAGGGCGCCGGCGTGCTGCTGGTCCTGCTGATCGCGGCCGTCTCTGCGTCGGCCATCGTCTCCGGCGGCTTCTACGAGGCCATCGGCTCGCCGTCCACGTTCAAGCTCGGCGTGGCGGAAGGCCTCTATCCGGAAGGGGCGGCCGGGGTCCTCGCGCGGTCCGGCTTCCCGGGGAAGACGGTCAACCTCGTCCCCGACGGCAGCTACCTCGCGTGGATCGCACCCGGCCGGCCGGTGTTCGTGGATCCCCGCGCGGACCTGCACGGGCCCGAGTTTTTCGAGGCGCTGAACCGGTGCCTGAACGGCGAAGCCGAGGCCTGGGACGGCCTGGAGAAGAAGTGGGAGCCGGAATCGGTGCTGATCAACGGCGGTGCGGCGGGCGCGGGTCCGCTCCTGCGCCTGTTGCTCGACAGCAAGCGCTGGGCGCTGGCCTACTTCGACGGCACCTCGGCGCTGCTCGTGCGGGCGACGGAGGCCAACCGGGCCTGGCTGAACAACACCGACCTGCAACGCGAGGGGTGGGACCTTTTCCACTCGGAGTACGAGGCCCTCAAGAACGCCTCTTGCGCCAGGGTCTCCCCGAGACTGATCGGGGCGGGCACCTTTTTCCTGGCCGTGAACCGGTACCCGGAGGCCGAGGCCGTGTACGACCTCCTCACCCGGCGGAGCCCTTCCATGGTGAACGCCTGGTACAGCCTCGGCATGGTCCGCCTGCAGCGCGGGAAGTTCGACAAGGCCGTCGACGCCCTGGAGCAGGCCTGCCGGCGCCGTCCGCGGGATCCCTTCTTCCATCTCCAGCTTAGCCGGGCTTATGCCGGCGCGGGCCGGGTGAGCGAGGCGGAAGCCGCCTTCGAAAAAGGGCGGAAACTCAACCCGGCCCTCGCGGAGCGTTTCCAGTCCGGCGCGGCCGCCCCGTAA
- a CDS encoding BamA/TamA family outer membrane protein: MRRLPALAVLALILFAAGGLPARGQKEKAIRYDVRVEGVPDRALRRDLLLLSESWQLHARPPPTIRLLRRRAERDTDTLRLALRARGYYAAEVEAACAAGKKKNRVLFRVQTGPVFLVRSVSIGVTTGSLPAAASPARLGLETNRPLVAQTVLDAQARVLRAFQAGGYPAARFAEQSVVVDHAAQRADIVLRVDPGPPVRFGPVSVRGLTRLRESYVQRLVPWREGERYDIDRVDAFRDSLARGGLFSAVAIESGAVPESGDESPVTVTLKERKRRRVELGVGYTADGGAETHASWLHRNLFGGAEQLQLEAGVNEFNLYAEAAFRRPQFLRTDQDLLLDLKVQQEEGDAYTSRWVRASGGLERALPRRLRAQAGLALRYSEVEQEEREEFFLWSLPARLLRDTSDDLLDPTRGARWTLLGEPTYDLLNGGMAFFRVRLTASKYWSFSKRPLLVLAARTAAGSLIGPSRGDLPADERFYAGGGGSIRGYGYQTVGPLNEDDSPLGGRSLLESSLELRWRATRTMGLVLFADGGTAFEEKVPDFDERYLWGAGLGWRYYTSFGLARFDVAVPLDRRPDLDEDYQFYLSIGQAF; encoded by the coding sequence ATGCGGCGGCTGCCGGCGCTGGCGGTCCTCGCGCTCATCCTGTTCGCCGCCGGCGGCCTCCCCGCGCGCGGTCAAAAGGAAAAAGCGATCCGGTACGACGTCCGTGTCGAGGGCGTGCCGGATCGCGCCTTGCGGCGCGATCTGCTCCTGCTGTCGGAATCCTGGCAGCTCCACGCCCGGCCGCCGCCCACGATCCGCCTGCTGCGCCGCCGCGCAGAGCGGGACACCGATACCCTGCGCCTCGCCCTCCGCGCCCGGGGCTATTACGCCGCCGAGGTCGAGGCCGCCTGCGCGGCCGGGAAGAAAAAAAATCGCGTCCTTTTTCGGGTGCAGACGGGCCCGGTGTTCCTGGTTCGATCCGTATCCATCGGCGTCACCACCGGGAGCCTCCCGGCCGCCGCGTCCCCAGCGCGGCTGGGGCTTGAGACCAACCGGCCGCTCGTGGCGCAAACCGTGCTCGACGCCCAGGCCCGCGTGCTCCGCGCCTTCCAGGCGGGCGGCTACCCGGCGGCCCGCTTCGCGGAGCAGTCCGTCGTGGTGGACCACGCCGCGCAGCGCGCGGACATCGTCCTCCGCGTGGACCCGGGTCCGCCGGTCCGGTTCGGCCCGGTGAGCGTGCGCGGCCTCACCCGCCTGCGCGAGTCGTACGTACAGCGGCTGGTCCCGTGGCGCGAGGGGGAACGGTATGACATCGATCGGGTGGATGCCTTCCGGGATAGCCTCGCCCGGGGCGGGCTGTTCTCGGCCGTGGCGATCGAATCGGGCGCCGTGCCGGAGTCCGGGGACGAGTCTCCCGTGACCGTGACGCTGAAGGAACGCAAACGCCGCCGCGTGGAGCTGGGCGTCGGCTACACCGCCGACGGCGGCGCCGAGACGCACGCCTCGTGGCTGCATCGGAACCTGTTCGGCGGAGCCGAGCAACTCCAGCTCGAAGCCGGCGTGAACGAATTCAATCTCTACGCGGAGGCCGCGTTCCGCCGGCCGCAGTTCCTCCGGACCGACCAGGACCTGCTGCTGGATCTCAAGGTCCAGCAGGAGGAAGGGGATGCCTACACCAGCCGTTGGGTACGCGCGTCGGGCGGGCTCGAGCGCGCACTGCCCCGCCGGCTGCGCGCGCAGGCCGGCCTCGCGCTCCGGTATTCCGAGGTGGAGCAGGAGGAACGCGAGGAGTTCTTCCTGTGGTCCCTGCCCGCGCGCCTGCTCCGCGACACCTCCGACGACCTGCTCGACCCGACGCGCGGCGCCCGGTGGACCCTCCTGGGCGAGCCCACCTACGACCTGCTGAACGGCGGCATGGCGTTCTTCCGCGTCCGGCTGACCGCCTCGAAGTACTGGAGCTTCTCGAAGCGGCCCCTGCTGGTCCTGGCCGCCCGAACCGCGGCCGGAAGCCTGATCGGGCCCTCGCGGGGCGACCTGCCCGCCGACGAACGCTTCTACGCCGGCGGGGGCGGCTCGATCCGCGGGTACGGCTACCAGACGGTCGGTCCGCTCAACGAGGACGACAGCCCGCTTGGGGGACGCTCGCTGCTGGAATCCTCGCTGGAACTGCGCTGGCGGGCGACCCGGACCATGGGGTTGGTCCTGTTCGCGGACGGTGGCACGGCGTTCGAGGAAAAGGTCCCCGACTTCGACGAGCGCTACCTGTGGGGCGCCGGGCTCGGTTGGCGTTACTACACATCGTTCGGCCTCGCCCGCTTCGACGTCGCGGTGCCGCTCGATCGCCGGCCGGACCTCGACGAGGATTACCAGTTTTACTTGAGCATCGGGCAGGCCTTCTGA